The Streptomyces sp. NBC_00691 genome has a segment encoding these proteins:
- a CDS encoding PQQ-dependent sugar dehydrogenase, translating into MRTPGRGRARSLLTAVACTLGCLLPVSPAHSTPAHRDHDAGTGTTAAAAAAPEFQQVTLAKGVSETGEPMTLAVLPDRSVLHTSRDGTLRLTDAAGTTTVAGKLDVYSHDEEGLQGVAADPGFSSNRQLYLYYAPKLTTPGGDAPADGTAADFTPYDGVNRLSRFALRTDGTLDLASEKRILDVPASRGLCCHVGGDIDFDAAGNLYLSTGDDSNPFASDGFTPIDERAGRNPAYDAQRSAGNTNDLRGKVLRIKVNTDGSYAIPSGNLFAPGTAKTRPEIYAMGFRNPFRMSVDKATGTVFLGDYGPDSGTASPTRGPEGQVEFNRITKAGNFGWPFCTGDNNAYTDYDFATGASGAVFNCAAPKNTSPRNTGLTDLPPAQPAWIPYNGSSVPEFGGGSESPMAGPVYRYDAASTSDVKFPQEYDGDFFAGEFGRRWIKRIEITADGTVQSINPFPWSGTQVMDTAFGPDGALYVLDYGTGYFNGDENSALYRIEHVTGGRAPIAQARASVTSGKAPLAVSFSSAGTSDPDGDALSYAWTFGDGATSTAADPSHTYTANGRYTATLKATDTTGRSATASVLITVGNTAPTVRLDLPADGSVYDFGAVIPFKVTVTDPEDGTIDCAKVKVTFIVGHDSHGHPQTSTTGCTGTLRTLADGEHDPNANIFGVVDAEYTDKGANGQPALTAHDQRVTQPGHRQAEHYTDASGVQVVTHAAAHGGKTVGYIDNGDWIAFRPYALENTDRFTARISSAGTGGTIEVRAGSPTGTVLGTVTAPVTGGWETFQDVTTALTGRPAGSTTLYLVFKGGSGSLFDIDEFSFTTTGGARSGPVKGVNATCLDVDNAGTADGTKIQIWTCNGSAAQIWTVPGDGTLKALGKCLDVSGGGAADGTKVQLWTCNGTGAQNWAPQIDGTVRNPQSGKCLDASGGIWNDGTAVHLWTCHTGPNQKWTLP; encoded by the coding sequence ATGAGAACGCCCGGGCGCGGACGCGCCCGCTCCTTGCTGACCGCCGTGGCATGCACCCTCGGCTGCCTCCTGCCGGTGTCCCCGGCCCACTCCACGCCCGCTCACCGGGACCACGACGCCGGGACCGGGACCACGGCCGCGGCCGCGGCCGCCCCGGAATTCCAGCAGGTCACGCTCGCCAAAGGCGTATCCGAGACCGGCGAGCCCATGACCCTGGCCGTGCTCCCGGACCGCTCGGTCCTGCACACCTCGCGCGACGGCACGCTCCGGCTGACCGACGCCGCGGGCACCACCACCGTGGCGGGCAAGCTCGACGTCTACAGCCACGACGAGGAGGGCCTGCAGGGGGTCGCGGCGGACCCGGGCTTCTCGTCCAACCGGCAGCTCTACCTCTACTACGCCCCCAAGCTGACCACGCCGGGCGGGGACGCCCCCGCGGACGGCACGGCCGCCGACTTCACCCCGTACGACGGGGTCAACCGCCTGTCCAGGTTCGCCCTCAGGACGGACGGCACCCTCGACCTCGCCAGCGAGAAGAGGATCCTGGACGTCCCCGCCTCCCGCGGCCTGTGCTGCCACGTCGGCGGCGACATCGACTTCGACGCCGCCGGCAACCTCTACCTGTCCACCGGCGACGACAGCAACCCCTTCGCCTCGGACGGCTTCACCCCCATCGACGAGCGGGCCGGCCGCAACCCCGCCTACGATGCCCAGCGCTCGGCCGGCAACACCAACGACCTCCGCGGCAAGGTCCTGCGCATCAAGGTGAACACCGACGGCTCCTACGCGATCCCCAGCGGCAACCTCTTCGCACCCGGTACGGCGAAGACGCGTCCCGAGATCTACGCGATGGGCTTCCGCAACCCCTTCCGGATGAGCGTCGACAAGGCCACCGGCACCGTCTTCCTCGGCGACTACGGCCCCGACTCGGGCACCGCCTCGCCCACCCGGGGGCCGGAGGGCCAGGTCGAGTTCAACCGCATCACCAAGGCGGGCAACTTCGGCTGGCCGTTCTGCACGGGCGACAACAACGCCTACACCGACTACGACTTCGCCACCGGAGCCTCGGGAGCGGTGTTCAACTGCGCAGCCCCGAAGAACACCTCCCCGCGCAACACCGGCCTCACCGACCTGCCGCCCGCCCAGCCGGCCTGGATCCCGTACAACGGCTCCTCCGTCCCCGAGTTCGGCGGCGGCTCGGAGTCGCCCATGGCCGGCCCGGTCTACCGCTACGACGCCGCCTCCACCTCCGACGTGAAGTTCCCCCAGGAGTACGACGGAGACTTCTTCGCCGGTGAGTTCGGCCGCCGCTGGATCAAGCGGATCGAGATCACCGCCGACGGCACCGTGCAGTCGATCAACCCCTTCCCCTGGAGCGGCACCCAGGTGATGGACACGGCCTTCGGACCGGACGGCGCCCTGTACGTCCTCGACTACGGCACCGGCTACTTCAACGGCGACGAGAACTCCGCCCTGTACCGCATCGAGCACGTCACCGGCGGCCGCGCCCCGATCGCCCAGGCCCGGGCGAGCGTCACCTCCGGCAAGGCACCGCTGGCCGTCTCGTTCTCGTCGGCCGGGACCTCCGACCCCGACGGCGACGCCCTCTCCTACGCCTGGACCTTCGGCGACGGCGCCACCTCCACCGCCGCCGACCCCTCCCACACGTACACCGCCAACGGCCGGTACACGGCCACCCTCAAGGCCACCGACACCACCGGCAGGTCGGCCACCGCCTCGGTCCTGATCACGGTCGGGAACACGGCCCCCACGGTCCGTCTCGACCTGCCCGCCGACGGCAGCGTCTACGACTTCGGCGCGGTGATCCCCTTCAAGGTGACCGTGACCGACCCCGAGGACGGCACCATCGACTGCGCCAAGGTGAAGGTCACGTTCATCGTCGGCCACGACAGCCACGGGCACCCGCAGACCTCGACCACCGGCTGCACCGGCACCCTGCGGACCCTCGCCGACGGGGAACACGACCCCAACGCCAACATCTTCGGCGTCGTCGACGCCGAGTACACCGACAAGGGGGCGAACGGCCAGCCCGCCCTGACCGCCCACGACCAGCGCGTCACCCAGCCCGGCCACCGCCAGGCCGAGCACTACACCGACGCCTCCGGAGTCCAGGTCGTCACCCACGCCGCCGCCCACGGCGGGAAGACCGTCGGGTACATCGACAACGGCGACTGGATCGCCTTCCGGCCGTACGCCCTGGAGAACACCGACCGGTTCACCGCCCGGATCTCCTCGGCGGGTACGGGCGGCACGATCGAGGTGCGCGCCGGTTCCCCGACCGGCACCGTGCTCGGCACGGTCACCGCACCGGTCACCGGCGGCTGGGAGACCTTCCAGGACGTGACCACCGCGCTCACCGGCCGGCCGGCCGGCTCCACGACCCTGTACCTCGTCTTCAAGGGCGGCAGCGGTTCGCTGTTCGACATCGACGAGTTCTCCTTCACGACCACCGGCGGAGCCCGCTCGGGCCCGGTCAAGGGCGTGAACGCCACGTGTCTGGACGTCGACAACGCCGGCACCGCGGACGGAACGAAGATCCAGATCTGGACCTGCAACGGCAGCGCCGCCCAGATCTGGACGGTCCCCGGCGACGGCACCCTGAAGGCCCTCGGCAAATGCCTGGACGTCTCGGGCGGCGGCGCGGCGGACGGCACGAAGGTCCAGCTGTGGACCTGCAACGGCACCGGCGCCCAGAACTGGGCGCCCCAGATCGACGGCACCGTGCGCAACCCGCAGTCAGGCAAGTGCCTGGACGCATCGGGCGGCATCTGGAACGACGGAACGGCCGTCCACCTGTGGACCTGCCACACCGGCCCCAACCAGAAGTGGACCCTGCCCTAG
- a CDS encoding family 16 glycoside hydrolase, which produces MTEADCRPETGYTSLFNGSSTTGWSQAGPGGFTLTDGTLTSQGGLGMLWYSATEFTGDYSLKLDWKAAGDDNSGVFIGFPASDDPWSAVNNGYEIQIDATDAADRTTGAVYGFKSADVAARDVALNPPGEWNTYELRVTGERLEIFLNGSKINDFTSTDPVRSLRQGHIGLQNHGTGDDVSFRNIRIKQNGGQPAPRTGEVKGVNGKCLDVDDSQTADGTKVQLWTCNGTGAQKWTVGTDGTVKALGKCLDVSGGGSADGTKVQLWTCNGTGAQKWTPQSDGTVRNPQSAKCLDASGGVWNDGTPVHLWTCHTGANQKWNLP; this is translated from the coding sequence ATGACAGAGGCCGACTGCCGCCCGGAGACCGGCTACACGTCCCTCTTCAACGGCTCCTCCACGACCGGCTGGAGCCAGGCGGGACCGGGCGGCTTCACCCTCACGGACGGCACGCTCACCTCCCAGGGCGGCCTCGGCATGCTGTGGTACTCCGCCACGGAGTTCACCGGCGACTACTCGCTCAAGCTCGACTGGAAGGCCGCCGGGGACGACAACTCCGGCGTCTTCATCGGATTCCCGGCCTCCGACGACCCGTGGTCCGCCGTGAACAACGGCTACGAGATCCAGATCGACGCCACCGACGCGGCCGACCGCACCACCGGCGCCGTCTACGGCTTCAAGTCCGCCGACGTCGCCGCGCGCGACGTCGCCCTGAACCCGCCCGGCGAGTGGAACACGTACGAGCTCCGGGTCACCGGCGAACGCCTGGAGATCTTCCTGAACGGCAGCAAGATCAACGACTTCACCAGTACCGACCCGGTCCGGAGCCTGCGCCAGGGACACATCGGCCTCCAGAACCACGGGACCGGCGACGACGTGTCCTTCCGCAACATCCGGATCAAGCAGAACGGAGGACAGCCCGCCCCCCGCACGGGCGAGGTCAAGGGCGTCAACGGCAAGTGCCTGGACGTCGACGACTCCCAGACCGCGGACGGCACGAAGGTCCAGCTGTGGACCTGCAACGGCACCGGTGCCCAAAAATGGACGGTCGGAACCGACGGCACGGTGAAGGCCCTCGGCAAGTGCCTGGACGTGTCGGGCGGCGGAAGCGCGGACGGTACGAAGGTCCAGCTGTGGACCTGCAACGGCACGGGCGCGCAGAAGTGGACGCCGCAGTCCGACGGCACGGTCCGCAATCCACAGTCGGCCAAGTGCCTGGACGCCTCGGGAGGCGTGTGGAACGACGGCACCCCGGTCCACCTGTGGACCTGCCACACCGGCGCCAACCAGAAGTGGAACCTGCCCTGA